From Zingiber officinale cultivar Zhangliang chromosome 5B, Zo_v1.1, whole genome shotgun sequence, the proteins below share one genomic window:
- the LOC121985020 gene encoding ethylene-responsive transcription factor ERF061-like, whose protein sequence is MDGMQETLAPGEIPSEISAALSKILLSGTNALDSIFSHFPPPLTETRSPAIPHLGSSVYLQQTELLRQFGTGYHTRTAPSIYNHAATAMVSEEIGKKKLYRGVRQRQWGKWVAEIRLPQNRMRIWLGTYDSPESAAYAYDRAAYKLRGEYARLNFPDLRDAGDYPERLKALRSAVDSKIQAICQRLRRRRKARRPDDTENKRVAEKSSTATAEKKSDVIETASVLAPASQTSSSAPASQTSSSAPASHTSSSAPASHTSSSASASWESEADGECWLARMPSYDPELIWEVLAN, encoded by the coding sequence ATGGATGGTATGCAAGAAACCCTAGCGCCGGGGGAAATTCCCAGCGAGATTAGCGCTGCCTTATCGAAGATCCTCCTGTCGGGGACGAACGCCCTTGACTCCATATTCTCCCACTTTCCGCCGCCGCTCACGGAGACCAGGTCGCCGGCGATCCCGCATCTCGGCTCATCCGTATACCTCCAGCAAACGGAGCTTCTGCGGCAGTTCGGCACCGGCTACCACACGCGCACCGCCCCGTCGATCTACAACCACGCCGCGACCGCGATGGTTTCTGAGGAGATTGGGAAGAAGAAGCTCTACCGGGGGGTGCGGCAGCGGCAATGGGGGAAGTGGGTGGCGGAGATCCGTCTGCCGCAGAACCGGATGCGGATCTGGCTCGGCACCTACGACTCCCCCGAGTCGGCGGCGTACGCCTACGACAGGGCCGCCTACAAGCTCCGCGGCGAGTACGCGCGCCTCAACTTCCCCGACCTGCGCGACGCCGGGGACTACCCCGAGCGATTAAAGGCGCTACGCTCCGCCGTCGACTCCAAGATCCAGGCCATATGCCAGCGCCTCAGAAGGCGGCGTAAGGCAAGGCGACCGGACGACACGGAGAACAAGAGGGTCGCGGAGAAGTCATCGACGGCGACCGCGGAGAAGAAGAGCGACGTCATTGAAACGGCGTCAGTGCTGGCGCCGGCTTCGCAGACGTCGTCTTCGGCGCCGGCTTCGCAGACGTCTTCTTCGGCGCCGGCTTCGCATACGTCGTCTTCGGCGCCGGCTTCGCATACGTCGTCTTCGGCGTCGGCTTCGTGGGAGAGCGAAGCGGACGGCGAGTGTTGGCTGGCGAGGATGCCATCGTACGATCCAGAATTAATCTGGGAGGTGCTCGCTAATTGA
- the LOC121987635 gene encoding uncharacterized protein LOC121987635 yields the protein MKRWRCSQMSKESTLMDAISYIKELEQKKAELQMELAQIPDEDGGKQGSLSSTGMTTMTVPLEVVQLQGKVELSPIGVNKYHLGIIFKNKEGAFVKLLESLSKVGAEVTAVSSVAFSGFSETVLCIEVKDEERFSMAQLKQQLLSMV from the exons ATGAAGCGTTGGCGGTGTTCACAGATGAGCAAGGAATCGACCTTGATGGACGCGATAAGTTATATCAAAGAGCTGGAGCAGAAGAAAGCTGAGCTGCAGATGGAGCTCGCTCAGATTCCAGACGAGGATGGTGGGAAGCAAGGAAGCCTTTCGAGCACTGGGATGACGACAATGACGGTTCCTCTCGAAGTAGTCCAACTCCAG GGAAAAGTTGAGCTGAGTCCAATCGGCGTCAACAAGTACCATTTAGGGATAATCTTCAAGAACAAGGAGGGTGCATTCGTGAAGCTGTTGGAGAGTTTGAGCAAAGTCGGAGCTGAGGTGACTGCTGTCAGCTCTGTGGCCTTCTCTGGTTTTTCAGAGACTGTCCTCTGCATTGAG GTTAAAGATGAAGAAAGGTTTTCCATGGCGCAGTTGAAGCAGCAGCTTTTATCCATGGTTTGA